The Populus alba chromosome 6, ASM523922v2, whole genome shotgun sequence genome contains a region encoding:
- the LOC118050324 gene encoding uncharacterized protein — translation MSFCSSISTPQSLSLLSKTKPIISGGDYKLGSRFRASADVPDFLSADWLESRRKKPFGPRLNFSAEEAVNCQLDALKYNDQPRQDYGIEVMYRFAGFDPFERSTYFGPFFDLGQFERFRRIFHHSTYRVLLGHKERKILSSLFVKENRFKQRIWIRGNRPEEEEIFQFTMVQRVGGSWDGYWLTESLLHDGDAFAGGLAY, via the exons ATGTCGTTTTGTTCATCTATATCAACCCCACAGTCTCTGTCTCTCCTATCTAAAACCAAGCCCATCATCAGTGGAGGAGACTACAAACTGGGCTCTCGCTTTAGAGCTTCTGCTGATGTCCCTGATTTTCTCTCTGCAGATTG GCTTGAATCTCGAAGGAAGAAACCATTTGGCCCAAGATTAAAT TTTAGTGCAGAAGAAGCTGTTAATTGCCAGCTTGATGCATTGAAGTATAATGATCAACCTCGTCAAGATTATGGTATTGAGGTCATGTATAGG TTTGCTGGATTTGATCCTTTCGAAAGGTCTACTTATTTTGGGCCATTTTTTGATTTAGGGCAG TTTGAAAGGTTTAGGAGGATTTTTCACCATTCAACATATCGAGTGTTGCTTGGTCACAAGGAGAGGAAGATCTTGAGCAGTTTGTTCGTGAAAGAG AATCGATTCAAACAGAGGATATGGATTCGAGGGAATCGCCCTGAGGAGGaagaaatatttcaatttacCATGGTTCAG AGAGTCGGTGGTTCATGGGATGGTTATTGGCTGACAGAGTCTCTTCTTCATGATGGAGATGCTTTTGCTGGTGGTTTGGCCTACTAA